In Solanum stenotomum isolate F172 chromosome 6, ASM1918654v1, whole genome shotgun sequence, one DNA window encodes the following:
- the LOC125867399 gene encoding glutamate decarboxylase 4-like: protein MVLSKTSCESDDSVHSTFASRYVRTSLPRFEMPEKSIPKEAAYQIINDELMLDGNPRLNLASFVTTWMEPECDKLMMASINKNYVDMDEYPVTTELQNRCVNIIARLFNAPLKEEETAIGVGTVGSSEAIMLAGLAFKRNWQNKRKAEGKPYDKPNIVTGANVQVCWEKFANYFEVELKEVKLSEGYYVMDPIKAVEMVDENTICVAAILGSTLNGEFEDVKLLHDLLIEKNKQTGWDTPIHVDAASGGFIAPFIYPELEWDFRLPLVKSINVSGHKYGLVYAGIGWVIWRTKQDLPEELIFHINYLGADQPTFTLNFSKGSSQVIAQYYQLIRLGYEGYRNVMENCRENAIVLREGLEKTERFNIISKDEGIPLVAFSLKDNSLHNEFEVSETLRRFGWIVPAYTMPADVQHVTVLRVVIREDFSRTLAERLVSDIVKVLHELDTLPARLNAKMVEAEENNLMINNNNNVKKTEIEVQRAIADFWKKYVLARKASVC, encoded by the exons atggttCTCTCAAAAACTTCCTGTGAGTCTGATGATTCTGTACACTCCACATTTGCTTCTCGCTATGTTCGAACTTCACTTCCAAG GTTTGAGATGCCAGAGAAGTCTATACCAAAAGAGGCAGCATACCAAATAATTAATGATGAGTTAATGCTTGATGGCAACCCAAGGTTAAATTTGGCATCATTTGTGACAACATGGATGGAACCAGAATGTGATAAGCTTATGATGGCTTCAATTAACAAGAATTATGTTGACATGGATGAATACCCTGTCACCACTGAGCTTCAG AATCGATGTGTGAACATCATAGCGCGTTTATTCAACGCGCCTTTGAAAGAGGAAGAAACAGCAATTGGTGTGGGGACAGTGGGCTCATCAGAGGCCATAATGTTAGCAGGCCTGGCCTTCAAGAGAAACTGGCAAAACAAACGCAAAGCTGAGGGAAAACCTTATGATAAGCCCAACATTGTCACTGGTGCTAATGTTCAG gTGTGTTGGGAGAAATTTGCAAACTACTTTGAAGTGgaattgaaagaagtgaagcTAAGTGAAGGGTACTATGTGATGGACCCAATCAAAGCTGTGGAAATGGTAGATGAAAACACTATTTGTGTTGCTGCTATTTTGGGTTCAACACTTAATGGAGAATTTGAAGATGTCAAACTCTTGCATGATCTTTTGATTGAAAAGAACAAGCAAACTGG ATGGGACACACCAATCCATGTGGATGCAGCAAGTGGTGGTTTCATTGCACCATTTATCTACCCAGAGTTGGAATGGGATTTTAGGCTTCCTTTAGTGAAAAGTATCAATGTGAGTGGACACAAATATGGGCTTGTGTATGCTGGTATTGGTTGGGTTATTTGGAGGACTAAACAAGACTTGCCAGAAGAACTCATTTTTCATATCAATTATCTTGGTGCTGATCAACCTACTTTTACTCTCAATTTCTCCAAAG GTTCAAGTCAAGTCATTGCTCAATATTATCAGCTTATCCGCTTGGGCTATGAG GGATATCGAAATGTAATGGAAAATTGTCGTGAAAATGCAATTGTGCTAAGAGAAGGACTTGAAAAAACAGAACGTTTCAATATAATCTCCAAAGATGAAGGTATACCCTTGGTGGCATTTTCCCTCAAGGACAATAGCCTTCACAACGAATTCGAGGTCTCTGAGACCCTCCGTAGGTTTGGGTGGATTGTCCCGGCCTACACTATGCCAGCTGACGTGCAACATGTTACAGTGTTGCGTGTCGTGATTAGGGAGGACTTCTCCCGAACCCTGGCAGAGCGTCTTGTCTCTGACATCGTCAAGGTCCTCCACGAGCTCGATACGCTTCCGGCTAGGTTGAATGCCAAAATGGTGGAGGCAGAGGAGAATAATTTGAtgatcaataataataataatgtgaaGAAAACTGAAATTGAAGTTCAAAGGGCAATtgctgatttttggaagaaatatgttttagcTAGGAAAGCATCTGTTTGCTAG